The proteins below are encoded in one region of Paenibacillus sp. YYML68:
- a CDS encoding S41 family peptidase, producing the protein MNAKRRGSLWRHAAAAVLSMSLLAPAAASAASSVTVSIGHSPADRAKEVLETLEKLHVDAPDANALADTAIEAMVQSLKDPHTAYYNAKELEQFQKVMNQQYVGIGVRVSAETDGLYVKEVFDGPAYSAGIRVGDVIVQAGGKSLIGLALTDATSNILGEPGTEVQLIVVKQDGSGSVTLNVKRESIQVPIVTAKRFGDVGYIRVSSFSHDADEQTDVLLDHLKQQGPLSGFILDLRDNPGGLLDSAQQMARLFKKEGTLIHTKDRDGKDDPVTFQDGEEQPFPVYFLVNNMSASASEVLMGALQDYGVITAIGTKTYGKGSVQNLVSLDTGGALKVTIEEYLTPNMRKVNGVGLEPDLVVEGGEVPELLAALRKAGVKELSLELKRLNLYVNGFDVEDSFNVIRENGQTYVPTRVLAGVLGAAVSWNADTSSVQLKSADGSVTYTPQGDAIVLREGTSYTSAAKAAAAFRSLEWSDNGHTLKLSARSGG; encoded by the coding sequence ATGAACGCGAAACGTAGAGGTTCCCTGTGGCGTCATGCTGCAGCAGCTGTATTGTCTATGTCTCTTCTCGCCCCAGCGGCGGCCTCGGCCGCCTCGAGCGTGACCGTATCGATCGGTCACAGTCCAGCCGACCGTGCTAAGGAGGTGCTGGAGACGCTGGAGAAGCTGCACGTCGATGCGCCTGATGCCAACGCGCTTGCCGATACGGCTATCGAAGCGATGGTACAATCGTTGAAGGACCCGCATACTGCTTATTACAACGCCAAGGAGCTGGAGCAGTTCCAGAAGGTGATGAATCAACAGTATGTCGGCATCGGCGTTCGTGTGAGCGCGGAGACGGACGGCTTGTATGTGAAGGAAGTGTTCGACGGACCAGCTTACTCCGCAGGTATTCGTGTCGGTGATGTCATCGTACAAGCTGGTGGCAAGTCTCTGATCGGACTGGCGCTTACCGATGCGACCTCGAACATCCTGGGTGAGCCGGGCACAGAGGTTCAGCTGATCGTAGTGAAGCAAGACGGCTCAGGCTCGGTGACATTGAATGTGAAGCGTGAGTCTATTCAAGTGCCGATTGTCACGGCGAAGCGCTTCGGTGATGTCGGATACATTCGGGTATCGAGCTTCTCGCACGATGCGGACGAGCAGACAGACGTACTACTTGACCATTTGAAGCAACAGGGGCCGCTGTCCGGCTTCATTCTTGATCTGCGGGATAATCCAGGCGGTCTGCTCGATAGTGCACAGCAGATGGCGCGTTTATTTAAGAAAGAAGGCACACTGATTCATACGAAGGATCGAGACGGAAAGGATGATCCGGTCACGTTCCAGGATGGAGAGGAACAGCCGTTCCCTGTATATTTCCTGGTCAATAATATGAGTGCGAGTGCTTCGGAGGTGCTGATGGGGGCGCTTCAGGATTACGGCGTTATTACAGCAATCGGCACGAAGACGTATGGGAAGGGCAGCGTGCAAAATCTGGTCTCCCTTGACACGGGCGGCGCACTAAAGGTTACGATTGAGGAATATTTAACCCCGAATATGCGCAAGGTGAACGGCGTCGGTCTCGAGCCGGATCTAGTGGTTGAGGGCGGCGAGGTGCCGGAGCTGCTGGCAGCGCTGCGCAAGGCTGGAGTGAAGGAGCTGTCGCTGGAGCTGAAGCGGCTCAACCTGTATGTGAACGGCTTCGATGTAGAGGACTCATTCAATGTTATTCGGGAAAATGGACAAACTTACGTTCCTACGCGTGTTCTGGCCGGTGTGCTGGGAGCAGCGGTAAGCTGGAATGCGGATACGAGCTCCGTGCAGCTGAAGTCTGCGGACGGAAGTGTGACGTATACGCCGCAAGGTGATGCGATCGTGCTGCGAGAGGGGACAAGCTATACGAGCGCTGCCAAGGCTGCTGCCGCGTTCCGCTCGCTGGAGTGGTCGGATAACGGCCATACGCTGAAGCTGTCGGCGCGTTCAGGCGGTTAG
- the mutS gene encoding DNA mismatch repair protein MutS, producing the protein MPKYTPMIEQYLAVKAEVKDAFLFFRLGDFYEMFFEDAVLASRELEITLTGREGGGEERIPMCGVPHHSAENYIARLVEKGYKVAVCEQVESPAEAKGVVRREVVRIVTPGTVMDARSLRETSNNYMAAVVEEGAGYGLAACDISTGELYVTRIPGSLERLLDELNVYSPSELLGEAGLLERIRGAASAFLRTVVLTAREVGAVRGGEHSGAGAGELGADQGVVSRGEQSGAGELVADRGAASSGVGASARVDAASAYFSEQQLGALPAGGRQALSLLMAYLQETQKRSLIHIKHIRVYEPSQYMVMDPFTRRNLELVETVRDRSKKGSLLWLLDETVTAMGGRLLKRWIEKPLMQATAIEERLEAVDRLYNQLMLRDELRLSLKEVYDLERLTARIAYGSANARDLVALKASLAQVPALRELCLESGSATLAALAEQIDPCSDLMELIAATIVDEPPVSVRDGGIIRGGVNERLDQLLEASTNGKQWLAELERSERERTGIKSLKIGYNKVFGYFIEVTKSNLSQLEEGRYERKQTLANAERFVTPELKEKEALILEAQDGIVELEYALFIELREKLLAHLTRLQQLAELLATMDVYQSLAQVSAIQRYTRPIIADGYGLQIEEGRHPVVEAVLEDGVFIANDTVLTREDGSMLLITGPNMAGKSTYMRQVAMICLMAQIGCFVPARRAIVPMIDRIFTRIGAADDLIGGQSTFMVEMKDIQVMTEKATERSLVIIDELGRGTSTGEGMAIAQAVIEFLHDHIGCKTLVSTHFHELAHLEGSLSQLRNGCMAVKESGASVTFLRKLIPGAADSSYGIYCAQIAGLPESIIGRSYELLHLFETRAETIAGAQTEGLRDEAGPGPHSSPAAQAVDSAGWNRAAARSEETETSPSAAEEHPRSDSEGVRAMSATPLAVESVRESSPPDAIAAGRRSDAVQLSLFADETPSLPAAAASKVVPSKDVRSEKVLEQLKQADLMNMTPMTAMNLLYELKKQLSSSSSS; encoded by the coding sequence ATGCCTAAATATACACCGATGATCGAGCAGTACCTGGCCGTGAAAGCGGAGGTCAAGGACGCTTTTTTGTTTTTCCGCCTCGGTGATTTCTATGAAATGTTTTTCGAAGATGCGGTACTGGCGTCGCGCGAGCTGGAGATTACGCTCACTGGCCGCGAGGGCGGAGGCGAGGAGCGCATTCCGATGTGCGGCGTACCGCACCATTCCGCTGAAAATTATATCGCCCGTCTCGTCGAGAAGGGCTACAAGGTCGCCGTCTGCGAGCAGGTGGAAAGTCCGGCTGAGGCCAAAGGTGTCGTTCGCCGTGAGGTTGTGCGCATCGTGACGCCGGGTACGGTGATGGACGCACGTTCCTTGCGTGAGACGAGCAACAATTATATGGCTGCCGTCGTCGAAGAAGGTGCTGGCTATGGCCTAGCGGCCTGCGACATCTCGACAGGGGAGCTGTACGTGACCCGAATTCCAGGCTCGCTCGAGCGACTGCTGGACGAGCTGAACGTGTACAGCCCGTCCGAGCTGCTAGGTGAGGCTGGGCTGCTGGAGCGCATACGTGGGGCAGCCTCGGCATTCTTGCGTACTGTTGTGCTGACGGCTCGCGAGGTGGGCGCAGTGCGGGGCGGCGAGCATAGCGGCGCAGGAGCTGGAGAGCTCGGAGCCGATCAGGGCGTAGTGAGCAGAGGCGAGCAGAGCGGTGCTGGAGAGCTTGTAGCCGATCGGGGCGCAGCGAGCAGCGGCGTTGGAGCCTCGGCTCGCGTCGACGCGGCCTCGGCCTACTTCTCCGAGCAGCAGCTGGGCGCTCTGCCCGCAGGTGGACGGCAAGCACTGTCACTCCTGATGGCGTACTTACAAGAAACGCAAAAACGATCACTCATCCATATCAAGCACATCCGTGTCTATGAGCCAAGTCAATATATGGTGATGGACCCGTTCACCCGTCGTAATCTGGAGCTGGTCGAGACCGTGCGCGACCGCTCGAAGAAGGGCTCGCTGCTCTGGCTGCTCGACGAGACGGTGACTGCGATGGGCGGCCGTCTGCTGAAGCGGTGGATCGAGAAGCCATTGATGCAAGCGACGGCGATTGAGGAGCGGCTCGAGGCTGTCGATCGGCTGTACAACCAGCTCATGCTGCGTGATGAGCTGCGCCTCTCGCTCAAGGAGGTGTACGATCTCGAGCGGCTCACCGCCCGGATCGCCTACGGCAGCGCCAACGCCCGCGACCTCGTCGCGCTGAAGGCGTCGCTCGCTCAAGTGCCTGCCTTGCGCGAGCTGTGTCTGGAGAGCGGCTCTGCAACGCTCGCTGCGCTAGCGGAGCAGATCGATCCATGCTCCGATCTGATGGAGCTGATCGCAGCGACGATCGTCGATGAACCGCCGGTCTCCGTGCGTGACGGCGGCATTATTCGCGGCGGTGTGAATGAGCGACTGGATCAGCTGCTGGAGGCGAGCACGAACGGCAAGCAGTGGCTGGCGGAGCTGGAACGCTCCGAGCGGGAGCGGACCGGCATCAAGTCGCTGAAGATCGGCTACAACAAGGTGTTCGGCTACTTCATCGAGGTGACGAAGTCGAATCTGTCGCAGCTCGAGGAGGGCCGCTACGAGCGGAAGCAGACGCTCGCGAACGCCGAGCGCTTCGTGACGCCTGAGCTGAAGGAGAAGGAGGCGCTCATTCTCGAAGCGCAGGACGGCATCGTGGAGCTCGAATATGCGCTGTTCATCGAGCTGCGAGAGAAGCTGCTCGCCCATCTGACGCGGCTGCAGCAGCTCGCGGAGCTGCTGGCGACCATGGACGTATACCAATCGCTGGCGCAGGTCAGCGCCATTCAGCGCTATACACGTCCGATTATTGCCGATGGGTACGGTCTGCAGATTGAGGAGGGCCGACATCCGGTTGTAGAGGCGGTGCTGGAGGACGGCGTATTCATCGCCAACGACACCGTACTGACCCGTGAGGATGGCAGCATGCTGCTCATAACCGGACCGAACATGGCGGGTAAGAGCACCTACATGCGTCAGGTGGCGATGATATGCCTCATGGCGCAGATCGGCTGCTTCGTGCCGGCAAGGCGTGCTATCGTGCCGATGATAGACCGCATCTTCACTCGGATCGGGGCGGCGGACGATCTGATCGGCGGTCAGAGTACGTTCATGGTCGAGATGAAGGACATTCAAGTGATGACGGAGAAGGCGACCGAGCGGAGTCTTGTCATTATTGATGAGCTTGGACGCGGCACGTCAACTGGGGAAGGGATGGCGATTGCGCAGGCGGTCATTGAGTTTTTGCATGATCATATTGGCTGCAAGACGCTTGTCTCGACTCACTTCCACGAGCTGGCCCATCTGGAGGGCAGTCTGAGCCAGCTTCGCAATGGCTGCATGGCAGTGAAGGAGAGCGGAGCAAGCGTCACCTTCCTGCGTAAGCTCATACCGGGGGCAGCCGATAGTAGCTATGGCATCTATTGCGCGCAGATTGCAGGCTTGCCGGAGTCGATTATCGGGCGCTCGTATGAGCTGCTGCACCTGTTCGAGACGCGTGCCGAGACGATTGCTGGCGCTCAGACAGAGGGCTTGCGAGATGAGGCTGGGCCTGGGCCGCACTCATCGCCTGCTGCACAGGCTGTAGATAGCGCAGGCTGGAACCGTGCTGCTGCTCGTTCAGAGGAGACGGAGACAAGCCCGTCTGCTGCTGAGGAGCATCCTCGTAGCGATAGCGAGGGTGTGCGTGCGATGTCGGCGACACCACTTGCTGTCGAGTCCGTGCGTGAGTCGAGCCCTCCTGACGCTATAGCTGCTGGCCGCCGCAGCGATGCTGTGCAGCTGTCGCTGTTCGCGGACGAGACGCCGTCGCTTCCTGCTGCTGCCGCCAGCAAGGTCGTTCCGTCGAAGGATGTGAGGTCCGAGAAGGTGCTGGAGCAGCTGAAGCAGGCCGATCTGATGAATATGACGCCGATGACGGCGATGAACTTGCTGTACGAATTGAAGAAGCAGCTGTCCTCCTCAAGCTCAAGCTAA